A part of Gemmatimonas groenlandica genomic DNA contains:
- the mrdA gene encoding penicillin-binding protein 2, translated as MSYHPNAILRRARLARVLLFASFVALGGAFFRAQVLQNAEYVLQSENNRLREVPLPGARGTIYDRHGEVIAENLPGYSVSILSPTEDSLRSALTTLSKVIQIDSAQQELAVRRFRRARTRPAVIFNDASFQVVSVLEERRVEFPGLIIQSSPKRYYPDGAAMAALIGYTGEIAEDDLSKPKYESYKAGQQVGKTGLELQYEAQLRGKEGRRFVEVDARNRVVRDAGVRPEEQPEAPPALRTNIDLDLQRFAHEYFGDSLRGAVVALDPKTGGVLSLYSAPSYDINKFIGGVSSSFYESLRVDPHRPLVNRALSGTYAPASTWKLATAIIGMELGLVTMETRMQTPCTGGYYYGRVFKCWDKRGHGDVTLAQAIAKSCDVYFYQLGLKIGLTRLLAGGVSLGFRDSTGVDLPNERTPRWPESTAYFDKRYGARGWNRSVVLSLAIGQADNAQTPLSMARFYSAMATDGMAPTPQVVMRDPERKQILNLDKAQLASIQLALADVVSRGTAAGAQIQGLTIAGKTGTAQVNGQLDNAWFVGYAPANDPKIVVAIIIEEGLHGSTAARAATKMMERYLKTRLTMTAIVND; from the coding sequence GTGAGCTACCATCCGAACGCGATTCTTCGCCGCGCGCGACTCGCGCGCGTGTTGCTGTTCGCGTCGTTCGTGGCGCTCGGCGGCGCGTTCTTTCGCGCGCAGGTGCTGCAGAACGCGGAGTACGTGTTGCAGTCGGAGAACAACCGGTTGCGCGAGGTGCCATTGCCCGGCGCCCGCGGCACCATCTACGATCGGCACGGTGAGGTAATCGCCGAGAATCTTCCGGGGTACTCGGTGTCGATCCTGAGTCCGACGGAAGATTCGCTGCGGTCGGCGCTCACCACGCTGTCGAAGGTGATCCAGATCGACTCGGCGCAGCAGGAGTTGGCGGTGCGGCGATTCCGTCGGGCACGTACGCGACCGGCGGTGATCTTCAACGACGCGTCGTTCCAGGTGGTGTCGGTGCTCGAGGAGCGTCGCGTGGAGTTTCCCGGGCTGATCATTCAGAGCTCGCCCAAGCGGTACTATCCGGACGGCGCCGCCATGGCGGCGCTGATCGGCTACACCGGTGAAATCGCGGAAGACGATCTCTCGAAACCGAAATACGAGAGCTACAAGGCCGGCCAGCAAGTCGGAAAGACGGGCCTCGAGTTACAGTACGAGGCGCAGTTGCGTGGCAAAGAAGGCCGCCGGTTCGTGGAAGTCGATGCGCGCAATCGCGTGGTGCGAGATGCCGGCGTTCGACCGGAGGAACAGCCGGAAGCGCCGCCGGCATTGCGCACGAATATTGATCTCGATCTTCAGCGATTCGCGCACGAATACTTCGGTGATTCGCTGCGCGGCGCGGTGGTGGCGCTCGACCCCAAAACGGGCGGTGTGCTCTCGCTGTACAGCGCGCCGAGCTACGACATCAACAAGTTCATCGGTGGCGTGTCGAGCAGCTTCTACGAAAGCCTTCGGGTCGACCCGCACCGGCCGCTCGTGAACCGCGCGCTCTCGGGTACGTACGCGCCGGCATCGACGTGGAAGCTCGCCACGGCGATCATTGGTATGGAGCTGGGGTTGGTGACCATGGAAACCCGCATGCAGACGCCGTGCACGGGCGGCTACTACTATGGTCGTGTGTTCAAGTGCTGGGATAAGCGTGGTCATGGTGATGTCACGCTCGCGCAAGCGATCGCGAAGTCGTGCGACGTGTACTTCTATCAGCTCGGACTGAAGATTGGGCTCACACGTTTGTTGGCGGGTGGCGTGTCGCTGGGGTTCCGCGACAGCACCGGCGTCGACCTCCCCAACGAGCGCACGCCGCGTTGGCCCGAATCGACCGCGTACTTCGATAAGCGGTACGGCGCACGCGGTTGGAATCGCTCTGTCGTGTTGAGTCTGGCGATCGGCCAGGCGGACAACGCGCAAACCCCGCTCAGTATGGCGCGCTTCTATTCCGCGATGGCTACTGACGGGATGGCCCCAACGCCCCAAGTCGTCATGCGCGACCCGGAACGCAAGCAGATTCTCAATCTCGACAAGGCGCAGCTGGCGAGCATTCAACTCGCGCTGGCCGACGTCGTCTCGCGCGGCACGGCCGCCGGTGCGCAAATCCAAGGGCTCACGATCGCCGGCAAGACCGGCACCGCGCAGGTGAACGGCCAGCTCGACAATGCGTGGTTCGTCGGATACGCGCCGGCCAACGATCCGAAGATCGTCGTGGCGATCATCATCGAGGAGGGACTTCACGGGTCCACCGCCGCTCGCGCGGCAACCAAGATGATGGAGCGCTATCTCAAGACGCGGTTGACGATGACCGCCATCGTCAACGACTGA
- the mreD gene encoding rod shape-determining protein MreD — protein MNRPQQQTPGVGSALRAWLGFALLLTAHFAVRPLFSGRANVDFIVIAILFSAVRMRPGLAALTGFLTGLAVDALSPGSFGASALVLTLVAFGASWLKAVFFADHVALTGLFVFAGKWLFDVAMTLLTGGASGASLVVTLLLWSPLSAALTALLAVLLLTVFRPLYRPLTN, from the coding sequence ATGAATCGTCCGCAACAGCAGACGCCGGGCGTCGGCAGTGCACTGCGCGCATGGCTTGGCTTTGCGCTACTGCTCACGGCGCATTTCGCCGTGCGTCCGTTGTTCAGCGGCCGCGCCAACGTGGACTTCATCGTCATCGCGATTCTGTTTTCGGCGGTGCGTATGCGGCCGGGGCTCGCCGCGCTCACGGGCTTTCTCACCGGCCTGGCGGTTGACGCGCTTTCGCCTGGATCGTTCGGCGCGTCGGCGCTCGTCCTTACGCTCGTGGCGTTCGGCGCGTCGTGGCTCAAGGCGGTGTTCTTCGCCGATCATGTGGCGCTCACCGGACTGTTCGTCTTTGCCGGCAAGTGGCTCTTCGATGTGGCGATGACCTTGCTGACCGGCGGGGCCTCCGGTGCGTCGCTCGTGGTGACGCTGTTGCTCTGGTCGCCGCTCTCGGCCGCGTTGACGGCGCTCCTGGCGGTGTTGTTGCTCACGGTGTTTCGCCCGCTGTATCGACCGCTTACCAACTGA
- a CDS encoding rod shape-determining protein: MFWPFNKSNSFFPANAIAVDLGTANTLIYVKGEGIVLNEPSVVALDRETKKLKGVGLEAKRMLGRTPDGIMAVRPMKDGVIADFDVTEKMLRYFLTLVIDKHVFKVKPRVIVCVPSGITEVEKRAVRDSALGAGAKEVFMVTEPMAAAIGVGLPVESPTGNMVIDIGGGTTEIAVIALSGIVSDTSIRTGGDELDISIVQFMRKNYNLLIGEPTAEQIKIQIGSAYPVGDEREMEVKGRDLVSGIPKTVRVHSSEIREAIQEPIQQIVDAVRRALEITPPELASDIVDRGIVMTGGGALIRGLDVLLSQETGLPIHVDEDPLTCVVRGTGKILDDEEKYWSVLTT; this comes from the coding sequence ATGTTCTGGCCCTTTAATAAGTCCAACTCGTTCTTCCCGGCGAATGCCATCGCAGTCGATCTCGGCACCGCCAACACCCTGATTTACGTGAAGGGCGAGGGGATCGTGCTGAACGAGCCCTCGGTCGTCGCGCTCGATCGCGAGACCAAGAAGCTCAAGGGCGTCGGTCTGGAAGCGAAGCGTATGCTTGGTCGCACGCCCGACGGCATCATGGCCGTCCGGCCGATGAAGGACGGCGTGATCGCCGACTTCGATGTGACCGAGAAGATGCTCCGGTACTTCCTCACGCTCGTGATCGACAAGCACGTCTTTAAGGTGAAGCCGCGTGTGATTGTGTGCGTGCCGTCCGGCATCACCGAAGTGGAGAAGCGCGCCGTGCGTGACTCGGCGCTCGGTGCGGGTGCGAAGGAAGTCTTCATGGTCACCGAACCGATGGCTGCGGCCATCGGTGTCGGTTTACCCGTGGAGTCGCCGACCGGCAACATGGTGATCGATATCGGCGGTGGCACGACGGAAATCGCCGTGATCGCGCTGTCCGGCATCGTGAGCGACACGTCGATTCGCACCGGTGGTGACGAGCTCGATATCAGCATCGTGCAGTTCATGCGCAAGAATTACAACCTGCTGATCGGTGAGCCCACCGCCGAGCAGATCAAGATTCAGATCGGCTCGGCGTATCCCGTCGGCGATGAGCGCGAGATGGAAGTGAAGGGTCGCGATCTCGTGTCGGGTATTCCCAAAACCGTGCGCGTGCACTCCAGCGAAATCCGCGAGGCGATTCAGGAGCCGATTCAACAGATCGTCGACGCCGTGCGTCGCGCGCTCGAGATCACGCCGCCCGAACTGGCGTCGGATATCGTCGATCGCGGCATCGTGATGACGGGTGGTGGTGCCCTGATCCGCGGACTCGACGTGCTGCTCAGCCAGGAAACAGGATTGCCGATTCACGTCGACGAAGATCCGCTGACGTGTGTGGTACGCGGTACCGGCAAGATCCTCGATGACGAGGAGAAGTACTGGTCCGTCCTCACGACCTGA
- a CDS encoding M16 family metallopeptidase, whose protein sequence is MKTAAIVVVAAVDGAVVVVAIGANTSGAQAPTLHRTDLPNGLTVLSESVPGARSVAFGAWVRAATLHERPEQMGVSHLLEHMVFKGTRTRSAQQIALALETLGGSLDAYTEREHTSYQARVLDEHLPEAASVIGELIFEPLLRQADLALERKVILEEISMVDDTPDDIIFDVHNRAVWGDHPHGFPILGTRATVKALSVADLHDLHERAYHPGRLVVAASGRVEHDQLLDVLQSTGWSTRERGDMTPFPLDPVEAAGPHAEHVSRKDIAQTHIVLGGQSIAFGDSRRYAFALLDMLIGGGMSSRLFQKVREELGLAYSVQTFSSSYADTGAHGVYLASAPETAQEALDAVRDVLRDVAANGLSEADLAAGKRQLRGQLVLSMEGVSSRMYRAALTALYGEPYRSIDELKALVDAIDLEQVRDVAREFFDPDRQILVSLGPKAVR, encoded by the coding sequence GTGAAGACAGCGGCGATCGTGGTGGTCGCAGCGGTGGACGGAGCGGTGGTGGTGGTCGCGATCGGCGCTAATACGTCGGGCGCGCAAGCGCCCACGTTGCATCGCACGGATCTGCCCAATGGACTGACCGTGCTCTCGGAATCCGTTCCGGGAGCGCGGTCGGTTGCTTTCGGGGCCTGGGTCCGCGCCGCAACGTTGCATGAACGACCCGAACAGATGGGTGTGTCGCATCTGCTCGAACACATGGTCTTCAAAGGCACGCGCACGCGCAGTGCCCAACAGATCGCACTCGCGCTCGAGACCTTGGGCGGTTCGCTCGATGCGTACACCGAGCGCGAGCACACGTCGTATCAGGCCCGCGTGCTCGACGAACATCTTCCCGAGGCCGCGTCGGTCATCGGTGAGCTGATCTTCGAGCCGTTGTTGCGTCAGGCCGATCTCGCCCTCGAGCGGAAGGTGATTCTCGAGGAGATCAGCATGGTCGACGACACGCCGGACGATATCATCTTCGACGTGCATAATCGTGCCGTCTGGGGTGATCACCCGCATGGTTTCCCGATCCTCGGCACGCGTGCCACGGTGAAGGCGCTCTCGGTGGCCGATCTGCACGATCTGCACGAGCGCGCGTACCATCCCGGCCGGCTCGTGGTCGCGGCATCGGGCCGCGTGGAGCATGACCAACTGCTCGACGTGCTGCAGAGCACGGGGTGGAGCACACGAGAACGCGGTGACATGACGCCGTTCCCGCTCGATCCGGTCGAAGCAGCCGGGCCGCACGCCGAGCACGTGTCGCGCAAGGACATTGCGCAGACGCACATCGTACTTGGCGGACAAAGCATCGCCTTCGGTGACAGCCGCCGATACGCCTTTGCCCTGCTCGACATGTTGATTGGCGGCGGCATGAGCTCGCGCCTATTTCAGAAGGTGCGCGAAGAATTGGGGCTCGCCTACAGCGTGCAGACGTTCAGCAGCTCGTACGCCGATACGGGCGCGCACGGCGTGTATCTCGCCAGCGCACCGGAAACGGCGCAGGAAGCGCTCGATGCCGTCCGTGATGTGCTGCGTGATGTCGCCGCGAACGGCCTCTCTGAGGCCGATCTCGCGGCCGGCAAGCGTCAGCTGCGCGGACAGCTCGTGCTGTCCATGGAGGGCGTGTCGTCGCGCATGTATCGGGCGGCCCTCACCGCGTTGTACGGAGAGCCGTACCGCAGCATTGATGAGCTGAAAGCGCTCGTCGATGCCATCGACCTGGAACAGGTGCGCGACGTCGCGCGCGAGTTCTTCGATCCTGATCGACAGATTCTCGTCAGCCTCGGCCCCAAGGCTGTTCGCTGA
- the ald gene encoding alanine dehydrogenase, translating into MRIGVPKEIKTNENRVALVPAGAEALTASGHQVFIEKGAGIGSGFEDDTYRAVGAEIVPDAATAWGNAELLLKVKEPIEKEWGFLRRDLTLFTYFHFAADETLTKAHLASGATCIAYETVELPNRDLPLLIPMSEVAGRMAVQEGAKYLEKLYGGRGVLLGGVPGVAPAKVVILGGGIVGVNAAKMAAGLGAKVVVLDLSLERLRYLSDVMPANVQLVHSNRHNILEQISTCDLVIGGVLIPGAKAPKLVRRADLSRMRPGAVIVDVAVDQGGCVETIHPTTHENPTYTVDGIIHYGVANMPGAVPRTSTLALTNATLPYTLLLANKGWKKALRENGALLKGLNMTDGKLTYQGVSDAFGMDFTDPATFVA; encoded by the coding sequence ATGCGCATCGGTGTACCCAAAGAGATCAAGACCAATGAGAATCGGGTGGCCCTCGTCCCGGCCGGCGCTGAAGCGCTGACGGCGTCGGGCCATCAGGTATTCATCGAGAAGGGCGCTGGCATCGGCAGCGGCTTCGAGGACGACACGTACCGCGCCGTCGGCGCCGAGATCGTTCCCGACGCCGCGACGGCGTGGGGCAATGCGGAGCTGCTCTTGAAGGTGAAGGAGCCGATCGAGAAGGAGTGGGGATTCCTGCGCCGCGACCTGACCCTGTTCACGTACTTCCACTTCGCTGCCGACGAAACGCTCACGAAGGCGCACCTGGCCAGCGGTGCCACGTGCATCGCGTACGAGACCGTCGAACTGCCGAACCGCGATTTGCCGCTGCTGATCCCGATGTCTGAAGTGGCCGGCCGCATGGCGGTGCAGGAAGGCGCGAAGTATCTGGAGAAGCTGTACGGCGGCCGTGGCGTGCTGTTGGGCGGCGTGCCGGGAGTGGCGCCCGCTAAGGTCGTGATCCTGGGCGGCGGCATCGTGGGCGTGAACGCGGCCAAGATGGCGGCTGGGCTCGGTGCGAAGGTCGTAGTGCTCGACCTGTCGCTCGAGCGACTCCGCTACCTCTCCGACGTGATGCCCGCCAACGTGCAGCTCGTGCACTCGAACCGGCACAACATCCTCGAGCAGATCAGCACGTGTGATCTGGTCATCGGCGGCGTGCTGATCCCCGGAGCGAAGGCGCCGAAGCTGGTGCGTCGCGCGGATCTCTCCCGCATGCGTCCCGGCGCGGTGATTGTCGACGTCGCCGTTGACCAAGGCGGCTGTGTGGAAACCATCCACCCGACCACGCACGAGAACCCGACCTACACGGTGGATGGAATCATCCACTACGGGGTAGCGAACATGCCGGGCGCGGTGCCGCGCACCTCGACGTTGGCCCTCACGAACGCCACGCTGCCCTATACGCTGCTGCTGGCCAACAAGGGCTGGAAGAAGGCACTCCGCGAAAATGGTGCGCTCCTCAAGGGGCTCAACATGACCGACGGGAAGTTGACCTATCAGGGCGTTTCCGATGCCTTTGGCATGGACTTCACGGACCCGGCGACGTTCGTCGCGTAA
- the mreC gene encoding rod shape-determining protein MreC: MARSVRSDGRLDTGFALVCVVLAVFALILPRRTREGFAATLRTTVLSPLVALEGRASSVRAAIVARNDVLVTRGQVATQALQVKAVADENLTLRKLLGLSARLQDGFVPAELLPPRGAGDEFTIALATGSDAGVQPFLPVVTADGLVGMVQSVDRATSFAITWAHPDFRVSAMSVDEGAFGIVQPHLGAGAERWLLEMRGVPFRAKLEPGTLIVSSGLGATYPRGIPVGTVLGELSTPEKWARTYLVKPSVLPEAIGPVLVLLSSRAQRGVNGVWTTVNAADSAARAVAAAGDSLARAAALDELAARRAALDAAADTLTDSTLAFVAGTRGTAADSARADSVRMRVRSDSLARARARPDTTKPRVVVPPPAPRAGPPPDAR; the protein is encoded by the coding sequence GTGGCCCGAAGCGTCCGATCCGATGGGCGACTCGACACCGGCTTCGCGCTGGTGTGTGTCGTGTTGGCTGTCTTTGCTTTGATCCTTCCGCGACGCACGCGCGAAGGATTCGCTGCCACGTTACGCACGACGGTGTTGTCGCCGCTCGTTGCGCTGGAAGGACGCGCTTCATCGGTACGCGCGGCGATCGTCGCGCGCAACGATGTGCTGGTCACGCGTGGCCAAGTGGCCACGCAGGCGTTGCAGGTGAAGGCGGTCGCCGACGAGAATCTCACGCTGCGCAAGTTGCTCGGTCTGTCGGCACGACTGCAGGATGGATTCGTGCCGGCCGAGTTGCTTCCGCCGCGCGGCGCCGGCGATGAATTCACCATCGCGTTGGCGACCGGCTCCGATGCCGGTGTGCAGCCGTTCCTTCCCGTCGTGACGGCGGATGGACTCGTCGGCATGGTGCAGAGTGTGGACCGCGCGACGAGTTTCGCTATCACGTGGGCGCACCCCGATTTTCGTGTGAGCGCGATGAGCGTGGATGAAGGTGCGTTCGGTATCGTGCAGCCGCATCTCGGTGCCGGTGCCGAGCGCTGGCTGCTTGAGATGCGTGGCGTACCGTTTCGCGCCAAGCTCGAGCCGGGCACACTCATCGTAAGCTCGGGATTGGGCGCGACGTATCCGCGCGGCATCCCCGTCGGCACGGTACTCGGCGAGCTCTCAACGCCAGAGAAGTGGGCACGCACCTATCTCGTGAAGCCGTCGGTGCTGCCGGAAGCGATCGGTCCGGTGCTCGTCCTGCTGTCGTCGAGGGCACAACGCGGTGTGAACGGCGTGTGGACCACCGTGAACGCGGCCGACAGTGCGGCACGCGCGGTGGCGGCCGCTGGTGACTCGCTGGCCAGAGCGGCGGCGCTCGACGAACTGGCGGCGCGGCGCGCCGCACTCGACGCGGCCGCCGACACGCTCACTGATTCGACGCTGGCCTTTGTGGCGGGCACTCGCGGCACGGCGGCGGACAGCGCGCGTGCGGACAGCGTGCGCATGCGCGTGCGTTCGGACAGCCTTGCTCGAGCGCGCGCGCGACCAGACACCACCAAGCCCCGAGTCGTGGTGCCGCCGCCGGCGCCGCGTGCGGGCCCGCCACCGGACGCGCGGTAA
- the rpsO gene encoding 30S ribosomal protein S15 has product MAFDKALTIDKYRSHDVDTGSTRVQIAILTDRINYLTGHFRTHAKDHHGRRGLLKMVGKRRRLLDYLKRTDVQQYRTLVQDLGLRY; this is encoded by the coding sequence ATGGCGTTCGATAAGGCACTCACGATCGACAAGTACCGGTCCCACGATGTGGATACCGGATCGACCCGGGTTCAGATTGCCATCCTCACGGATCGCATCAACTACCTCACGGGACACTTTCGTACGCACGCGAAGGACCATCATGGTCGCCGCGGGCTACTCAAGATGGTGGGCAAGCGTCGCCGCCTGCTCGACTATTTGAAGCGTACGGACGTGCAGCAGTATCGCACGCTCGTGCAGGACCTTGGTCTCCGATACTAA
- a CDS encoding polyribonucleotide nucleotidyltransferase encodes MMHRIERTFAGRPLVIETGRMAKQAAGSAIVQFGETMVLAAVTVSENQSPLPFFPLTVEYKEKTYAAGKIPGGFIKREGRPHDHEILACRIIDRSIRPLFPEGFKNEVQVFVYVISADQENDADVLALLATSFALNASKIPFMGPIGGVRVGRVQGHWVLNPTFQQLAFSDMELIVAGSQDSIVMVEGGALEVSESDVLESLRLSHDGIRELIAMQNELLAKVQVPKMAWTKTESPDAVITRTKAHASGRVREALNQKDKHTRIEAIEKVKKEAAAELLLEFPDNAKDIHSVLGDVEYNELRAQVLSTNLRVDGRKPDEVRGISIDNSVLPRAHGSSLFTRGQTQALVAATLGTAKDAQRLDTINEAGETTRSFMLHYNFPPFSTGEVRPMRGTSRREIGHGNLAERALQGVLPDFADFPYTIRIVSEVLESNGSSSMASVCGGSLALFDAGVPMKAAVAGVAMGLIKEGDKYAILTDILGTEDHLGDMDFKVAGTKDGITSIQMDIKIEGLDLKIMEEALLQAKVGRLHILAEMDKALAAPRADLSKYAPRIVTVQIPVDKIGELIGPKGKNIRGIQEETGAELTVDDDGTVTIAAVGAESMERARKMVEGMTAEAVVGETYEGTVKTVTAFGAFIEIMPGTEALLHVSEMKWERVEKPEDVVKKGDRVTVKLVDRDERGRLRLSMKALLPRPEGMPEETPGERPPRREDSGDRGGRSGGRSGGGGRDRR; translated from the coding sequence ATGATGCATCGAATCGAGCGGACGTTCGCCGGTCGCCCCCTGGTCATCGAGACCGGTCGGATGGCGAAGCAGGCGGCGGGTTCCGCGATCGTACAATTCGGCGAGACGATGGTTCTCGCCGCTGTCACCGTGAGCGAGAACCAGAGTCCGCTCCCCTTCTTCCCCTTGACGGTTGAGTACAAGGAGAAGACCTACGCCGCCGGCAAGATTCCGGGTGGATTCATCAAGCGCGAAGGGCGTCCCCACGATCACGAGATCCTGGCGTGCCGCATCATCGATCGCTCGATCCGCCCGCTGTTCCCGGAAGGCTTCAAGAATGAAGTGCAGGTCTTCGTCTACGTCATCTCCGCCGACCAGGAGAACGACGCCGACGTGCTGGCGCTGCTCGCCACGTCGTTCGCGCTGAACGCGTCGAAGATCCCGTTCATGGGACCGATCGGCGGCGTGCGCGTGGGTCGTGTGCAGGGACACTGGGTGCTCAACCCGACGTTCCAGCAGCTGGCCTTCTCCGACATGGAGCTGATCGTCGCCGGTTCGCAGGACTCCATCGTGATGGTCGAAGGCGGCGCGCTCGAAGTGTCGGAATCCGACGTGCTCGAGTCGCTGCGCCTCTCGCATGATGGCATCCGTGAACTGATCGCGATGCAGAACGAGTTGCTGGCCAAGGTGCAGGTGCCGAAGATGGCGTGGACGAAGACGGAGTCACCCGACGCCGTCATCACCCGCACGAAGGCGCATGCATCGGGTCGCGTTCGCGAAGCGCTGAATCAGAAGGACAAGCACACGCGCATTGAAGCGATCGAAAAGGTCAAGAAGGAAGCGGCGGCCGAACTGCTCCTCGAGTTCCCCGACAACGCGAAGGACATTCACAGCGTCCTGGGCGATGTCGAGTACAACGAGCTGCGCGCCCAGGTGCTGAGCACCAATCTGCGTGTCGACGGGCGCAAGCCCGACGAAGTGCGCGGCATCAGCATCGACAACAGCGTGCTGCCTCGTGCGCATGGCTCGTCGCTCTTCACGCGTGGCCAGACGCAGGCGCTCGTCGCCGCGACGCTCGGCACCGCGAAGGACGCGCAGCGTCTCGACACGATCAACGAAGCGGGCGAGACCACGCGCTCCTTCATGCTGCACTACAACTTCCCGCCGTTCTCGACCGGTGAAGTGCGTCCGATGCGTGGCACCAGCCGCCGCGAAATCGGCCACGGGAACCTGGCCGAACGCGCGCTGCAGGGCGTGCTGCCTGACTTCGCCGATTTCCCGTACACGATCCGTATCGTGTCGGAAGTCCTCGAGTCGAATGGCTCGTCGTCGATGGCCTCGGTCTGCGGCGGCTCGCTTGCCCTGTTCGATGCCGGCGTGCCCATGAAGGCCGCGGTCGCCGGTGTGGCGATGGGTCTGATCAAGGAAGGCGACAAGTACGCCATCCTGACCGACATCCTCGGTACCGAAGACCATCTCGGCGACATGGACTTCAAGGTCGCCGGTACGAAGGACGGCATCACGTCGATCCAGATGGACATCAAGATCGAGGGGCTCGACCTCAAGATCATGGAAGAGGCGCTGCTGCAGGCCAAGGTTGGCCGCCTGCACATCCTCGCCGAGATGGACAAGGCGCTTGCCGCGCCGCGCGCTGATCTCTCGAAGTACGCGCCGCGGATCGTGACGGTGCAGATCCCGGTCGACAAGATCGGCGAGCTCATCGGACCGAAGGGCAAGAACATCCGCGGTATTCAGGAAGAAACGGGTGCCGAGCTCACGGTCGACGACGATGGTACGGTGACGATCGCCGCCGTCGGTGCGGAATCGATGGAGCGTGCGCGCAAGATGGTCGAAGGCATGACCGCCGAGGCGGTCGTGGGCGAGACGTACGAAGGCACGGTGAAGACCGTGACCGCGTTCGGCGCGTTCATCGAAATCATGCCGGGTACCGAAGCACTCCTGCACGTATCTGAGATGAAGTGGGAACGCGTGGAGAAGCCGGAAGACGTGGTCAAGAAGGGCGATCGCGTCACGGTCAAGCTCGTCGATCGCGACGAGCGTGGACGTCTCCGCCTGTCCATGAAGGCGCTCCTCCCGCGCCCCGAAGGCATGCCGGAAGAGACGCCGGGCGAGCGCCCGCCGCGTCGTGAAGACAGCGGCGATCGTGGTGGTCGCAGCGGTGGACGGAGCGGTGGTGGTGGTCGCGATCGGCGCTAA
- the rodA gene encoding rod shape-determining protein RodA — protein sequence MAGISVLRRQSIDVPLLVIALLLTGFGIAMVFSAGQIDSPTPIIENAWKRQLGWFGAALMATWIISRGSVRLIEWSAWPLYALSCTLLLLVLFVGTGAGTAASVKGWLSIGGVRIGQPAELAKLATTLMLARVLAAQRESIRSLMDLWRPLLVVGVPWLLVMAQPDLGTGIVFIGICFAMLFWAGVPWPLLLLLASPGISLVLAFSTGIWGAWFLILVALVLWYRPYLLEGVVIVLMNVIMGGVAPILWDKLKPYQQKRLLVFLDPNVDPQASGYHVTQSKVAIGSGGLFGKGFTLGSQKRLKFLPERHTDFIFSVVGEELGFIGVSIALSLFLALFLRTTRVASRANDAFPSLVAFGLVSAWFVHVMVNVGMTLNLMPVTGIPLPFFSYGGSFLLVSWTAVAVLLRISAEGRGQPDAIGL from the coding sequence ATGGCCGGTATTTCCGTCTTGCGTCGACAAAGCATCGACGTGCCGCTGTTGGTGATCGCGTTGCTGCTCACCGGCTTTGGCATCGCGATGGTGTTCTCGGCGGGGCAGATCGACAGCCCGACACCAATTATCGAGAATGCGTGGAAGCGGCAGCTCGGCTGGTTTGGGGCGGCGCTCATGGCCACATGGATCATCTCGCGTGGCTCGGTGCGGTTGATCGAATGGAGCGCCTGGCCGCTGTACGCCCTGAGCTGCACGCTGCTGCTGCTCGTGCTGTTTGTGGGCACTGGCGCCGGTACGGCGGCGAGCGTGAAGGGCTGGCTGAGTATCGGCGGCGTGCGCATCGGTCAGCCGGCCGAGTTGGCAAAGCTGGCCACGACCCTGATGCTGGCGCGCGTGCTCGCGGCGCAGCGTGAATCGATACGGTCGCTGATGGATTTGTGGCGCCCGCTGCTCGTTGTCGGTGTGCCGTGGTTGTTGGTCATGGCGCAGCCCGACCTCGGCACCGGCATCGTCTTCATTGGTATCTGCTTTGCGATGCTGTTCTGGGCCGGGGTCCCGTGGCCGTTGCTGCTGCTGTTGGCGAGCCCCGGTATCAGTCTCGTGCTCGCGTTCAGCACGGGTATCTGGGGCGCATGGTTTCTGATCCTGGTCGCGCTCGTGCTGTGGTACCGCCCATATCTCCTCGAAGGCGTCGTCATCGTGTTGATGAACGTCATCATGGGTGGCGTCGCGCCGATTCTCTGGGACAAGCTCAAGCCGTATCAGCAGAAGCGATTGTTGGTGTTCCTCGATCCGAATGTCGATCCACAGGCCTCCGGCTATCACGTCACGCAGAGCAAGGTGGCGATCGGCTCGGGTGGACTCTTCGGCAAGGGCTTCACGCTCGGCAGTCAGAAACGGCTCAAGTTCCTGCCGGAGCGGCACACCGACTTCATTTTCTCTGTGGTTGGTGAGGAGCTCGGGTTCATCGGCGTCAGTATTGCGCTGTCGCTGTTCCTCGCGCTTTTCCTGCGGACGACCCGTGTGGCCTCGCGGGCCAACGACGCCTTTCCGAGCCTCGTCGCCTTCGGATTGGTCTCGGCGTGGTTCGTGCACGTCATGGTCAACGTGGGCATGACGCTCAACCTCATGCCCGTTACCGGTATCCCGCTGCCGTTCTTCAGCTACGGCGGTTCGTTCCTGCTGGTCAGTTGGACGGCGGTCGCCGTGCTCCTCCGAATCTCCGCGGAAGGGCGTGGTCAGCCCGACGCGATCGGTCTCTGA